The following proteins are encoded in a genomic region of Drosophila miranda strain MSH22 chromosome 4, D.miranda_PacBio2.1, whole genome shotgun sequence:
- the LOC108162305 gene encoding uncharacterized protein LOC108162305, producing the protein MNPISGEAKKSPSNDEFLTPLNKERVQQLETVLGEVLKEPEGTPQKEEVAVQETEDTDQKDDTGEQLNKFWIAISGYPLERAYRVYRFFNDIGPIKNRGFTQTNVMYLKYHTTVDCRIALSYDGQKIGYGGEIRVSVKPENPMALKAFLGAIEEMDEVTVATDGGPPMADAVTPTDLPASFCIDMESTIQKKEAPNQKEEQDQKEEQKLEQKLEQELEQSSEPEEVKVEPPVDVVPPKKYGFFQWLKEKLSQIFFFY; encoded by the coding sequence atgAATCCCATTTCGGGGGAAGCAAAGAAAAGTCCTTCCAATGATGAGTTTTTGACACCACTCAACAAGGAGAGGGTCCAGCAGCTGGAGACAGTGTTGGGCGAGGTTCTCAAGGAGCCAGAAGGTACACCCCAAAAGGAGGAGGTTGCTGTTCAAGAGACAGAGGACACCGACCAGAAAGATGACACCGGCGAGCAGCTCAACAAATTCTGGATCGCCATCAGCGGTTACCCTTTGGAACGGGCTTATCGGGTCTATCGCTTCTTCAACGACATCGGCCCGATCAAGAACAGAGGTTTCACCCAGACGAACGTCATGTATCTGAAGTACCACACCACCGTGGACTGTCGGATAGCCTTGAGCTACGATGGCCAGAAGATTGGCTATGGCGGGGAGATCCGCGTCAGCGTTAAGCCCGAGAATCCCATGGCATTGAAGGCCTTTCTGGGCGCCATAGAAGAGATGGACGAGGTTACTGTCGCCACTGATGGTGGCCCACCCATGGCCGATGCTGTGACTCCAACGGACTTGCCGGCTTCGTTTTGCATAGATATGGAGTCTACCATTCAGAAAAAGGAGGCCCCAAATCAGAAGGAAGAGCAGGACCAGAAGGAGGAGCAGAAGCTGGAGCAGAagctggagcaggagctggagcagtCGTCGGAGCCGGAGGAGGTCAAGGTTGAGCCTCCTGTGGACGTCGTTCCACCCAAAAAGTACGGCTTCTTTCAATGGCTTAAAGAGAAGTTATCCCAAATTTTTTTCTTCTATTAA
- the LOC108161206 gene encoding uncharacterized protein LOC108161206, translating to MYFKTSMKIVMVAFALLLAVTFRITLPWILRLDGIIYLQNYTATAIEFYLAITSLIAIIIILFLVSFLLLDLTSDWIALWYIPLSMWAMYWTYCTFLGGLKKLQLKADMEDLAEKWVKYINTNDTYWTELELKLHCCGFDGPRWYMHYLRRIPQSCYKPHLITQGCQSILHGTFDLIHTIAFMLYITAIFLEYFILVFYVGFLFKKRFSIVFQKKPMKFLGKLKI from the exons ATGTATTTCAAGACGTCTATGAAAATAGTCATGGTAGCATTTGCG TTGCTTTTGGCCGTGACATTTCGCATAACTCTGCCTTGGATCCTTCGACTGGATGGTATAATCTATCTGCAGAACTATACCGCAACTGCCATCGAATTTTATCTGGCCATCACAAGTCTTATTGCGATTATCATAATACTATTTTTAGTGAGCTTTCTATTGCTAGATTTGACGTCTGATTGGATTGCTTTGTGG TACATACCGCTGTCAATGTGGGCCATGTATTGGACCTATTGCACATTTTTAGGAGGCCTCAAAAAACTCCAACTTAAGGCAGACATGGAGGATCTAGCGGAGAAATGGGTGAAATATATCAACACAAATGACACCTACTGGACGGAACTTGAATTGAAG CTTCACTGTTGTGGCTTTGATGGACCCCGCTGGTACATGCATTACCTGCGTAGGATCCCCCAATCGTGCTATAAACCCCATCTTATAACTCAGGGGTGTCAAAGTATACTCCATGGCACATTTGATTTGATTCACACCATCGCCTTTATGCTGTACATAACTGCAATCTTTCTGGAGTACTTCATTCTGGTTTTTTATGTGGGTTTTCTGTTTAAAAAGAGATTTTCGATTGTGTTtcaaaaaaaaccaatgaaATTTTTAgggaaattaaaaatataa
- the LOC108162302 gene encoding uncharacterized protein LOC108162302: MFPRRLVWVFIAVCFMCLFNLEYLADIFGKEPEVIFNRFLINTPGCRVRVLAHPKKPVPFVEPIHVLGCSRPQLISPLYEDDNNYLQASNIEEDLQCKCWQIERQDHRSNKYHQEREFNLSRDENEPIQVEAGHQMYRIQCRNKENVVKYNDVIFFIPPPFEEEKTPRPYEKRPERLSVMILGIDSLSQMHFERNFPHLTSFLDYVPHTFFLGYSRLGLDAYENVVPLLSGLRSDELEERCLSANKSTYDKCGLLWEKFKDAGYSTFYGEDTAKGIFTDGRAGFRNQPTDFYLHPVLLEMDKHTRYSIDASELIHCSGGRQFFDVLNDFIDKLSFYMQTAPFFSLFWHSQGVKDYYHYARRLDMDYVKRLKRLLEMDILDNTLVLLMSDYGLRSGKYRLTYSGMREESQPFLLAIYPDWLKAKYPFAMDNFKQNAHSLVTAFDLHATLKDVMDLNLLKDQHVENRTDTLRGYPPKKVPRGVSLFLPLPLNRNCDSAGIPSHYCPCTDLTEIPTDDGIVLRTARFLIASINQIIAPHAKCQQLRLYKVLLAYFVDLGESSFVYELRLRVSTIPGDGLFEGTARLTDTFHLSGPITRVNEYRSQSFCVNETSIKMYCYCPN; this comes from the coding sequence ATGTTTCCTCGTCGCCTCGTTTGGGTTTTCATAGCGGTCTGTTTTATGTGCTTGTTCAATCTGGAATATCTCGCGGATATTTTCGGCAAGGAACCAGAAGTCATATTCAATCGCTTTCTAATCAATACGCCCGGCTGTCGAGTCCGTGTTTTGGCACATCCAAAGAAACCCGTGCCATTTGTGGAGCCCATACACGTCCTGGGCTGCAGCAGACCGCAGTTGATCTCTCCGCTATATGAAGATGACAATAACTACCTGCAGGCCAGCAATATAGAGGAGGATTTGCAGTGCAAATGCTGGCAAATAGAACGCCAGGATCATCGCTCGAATAAATACCATCAGGAGAGGGAGTTCAATCTAAGTCGCGATGAAAACGAACCCATTCAAGTGGAGGCCGGCCATCAAATGTATCGCATACAATGCCGGAATAAGGAGAATGTCGTCAAATACAATGATGTTATATTCTTTATTCCACCGCCGTTCGAAGAGGAAAAGACACCCCGACCATACGAAAAGAGACCCGAACGTTTGTCTGTCATGATTTTGGGCATCGATTCGTTGTCTCAGATGCATTTCGAACGGAATTTCCCACATTTGACGAGCTTCCTGGACTACGTGCCGCACACGTTCTTCCTGGGGTACAGTCGCTTGGGTCTGGATGCCTATGAAAATGTGGTTCCCCTATTGAGTGGGCTGCGCAGCGATGAGCTGGAGGAACGTTGTCTTTCGGCGAATAAATCAACATACGATAAGTGCGGCCTTCTTTGGGAGAAGTTCAAGGATGCTGGCTATTCCACGTTCTATGGAGAGGACACCGCCAAGGGCATTTTCACGGATGGAAGAGCTGGCTTCCGGAATCAACCGACGGACTTTTATCTGCATCCCGTGCTGCTCGAAATGGACAAGCACACGCGCTACAGCATCGATGCGAGCGAGCTCATCCACTGCTCGGGAGGGCGGCAGTTTTTCGATGTCTTGAACGATTTCATCGATAAACTATCGTTTTACATGCAAACTGCTCCGTTTTTCTCGCTCTTTTGGCACTCGCAAGGCGTCAAGGACTACTATCATTATGCCCGGCGCTTGGATATGGACTACGTGAAGCGTTTGAAGCGTCTCCTGGAGATGGACATCCTAGACAATACTCTGGTGCTCCTCATGTCGGACTATGGACTGCGTTCCGGAAAATATCGCCTGACGTACAGTGGCATGCGGGAGGAGTCGCAGCCCTTTCTTCTGGCCATATATCCCGACTGGTTAAAGGCCAAATATCCCTTTGCCATGGACAACTTTAAGCAGAATGCCCACAGCCTGGTCACAGCCTTTGATCTGCATGCTACCCTCAAGGATGTGATGGATCTGAATCTTCTGAAGGACCAGCATGTGGAGAATCGAACGGATACACTGCGTGGCTATCCCCCCAAGAAGGTGCCCCGGGGCGTGAGTCTGtttctgccgctgcccctgAACCGGAACTGCGACTCGGCTGGCATACCATCGCACTACTGCCCCTGCACCGATCTCACGGAAATCCCCACCGACGATGGCATTGTGCTGCGTACTGCTCGTTTCCTGATCGCTTCCATCAATCAAATTATCGCTCCCCACGCGAAATGCCAACAATTGCGGCTCTACAAGGTGTTGCTTGCATATTTCGTGGATCTCGGCGAGAGTTCCTTCGTCTACGAGCTGCGGCTGCGGGTGAGCACCATCCCAGGGGATGGACTCTTCGAGGGCACGGCACGGCTCACGGACACCTTCCACTTGTCGGGACCCATCACGCGAGTGAATGAGTATCGCAGTCAGTCCTTCTGTGTCAACGAGACGAGCATCAAAATGTATTGCTATTGTCCAAACTAA
- the LOC108161205 gene encoding uncharacterized protein LOC108161205, whose amino-acid sequence MSDKINYFAQSIDSFKETSLPSEPTEPDELIKITYDMVFNLKCDTSAEDGEHAQEMDSLGEIAKWTTRSTITEKQEIQKKSKEKLGHSPHLMIIFEDGDWNSAMHFLIESIRNPFKSNAVSTVFVEQHIRADILEHLRPELQPLQKEAPLTVHPSYLSSLKVVNEMQMEFVAKVDVIDPSGNTPVLLTDCNANELGVYSDGVIMLHTFKKSENIIDICARDPTPFGSVSIWNEGMDRAFDIVAAINSPHFYFNCTNVDLSPIDQYFQAEENYALIDNGFHFEALKIYEQFKTIVFPLVHHIAPKPEANVEVEEPSPISFLDS is encoded by the coding sequence ATGTCGgataaaataaattattttgCCCAATCAATCGATTCCTTTAAGGAAACATCCCTCCCATCAGAGCCCACAGAGCCGGATGAACTAATAAAAATTACCTACGATATGGTCTTCAATCTAAAGTGCGATACAAGTGCCGAAGATGGAGAACACGCTCAGGAGATGGATTCTCTCGGGGAGATCGCCAAATGGACCACACGATCGACAATAACCGAAAAGCAGGAGATCCAAAAGAAGAGCAAAGAAAAGCTGGGGCACTCTCCCCACTTGATGATCATCTTTGAGGACGGCGACTGGAACAGTGCCATGCATTTCCTCATCGAATCGATCAGGAATCCATTCAAATCGAATGCCGTGTCCACGGTCTTTGTGGAGCAGCACATTCGTGCGGATATATTGGAGCACCTTCGGCCGGAGTTGCAGCCCTTGCAGAAAGAGGCACCCCTTACGGTGCATCCTAGTTATTTGAGTTCCCTGAAGGTGGTGAATGAGATGCAGATGGAGTTCGTTGCCAAAGTGGATGTCATCGATCCATCGGGTAATACCCCCGTTTTGCTCACCGACTGTAATGCCAATGAGTTGGGCGTGTATTCCGATGGTGTCATCATGCTGCATACCTTTAAAAAGAGCGAGAACATCATCGATATATGCGCCAGGGACCCGACACCTTTCGGCTCTGTTTCCATCTGGAACGAGGGTATGGATCGCGCCTTCGATATTGTGGCTGCCATCAATTCTCCACATTTCTATTTCAATTGCACAAATGTGGACTTGTCGCCGATCGACCAGTACTTCCAGGCCGAAGAGAATTATGCCCTAATCGATAATGGTTTCCACTTTGAAGCCCTGAAGATCTACGAACAGTTCAAGACCATTGTCTTCCCCTTGGTCCATCATATAGCCCCGAAACCGGAGGCCAATGTCGAAGTGGAGGAGCCATCACCCATCTCCTTTTTGGACAGCTAA